A stretch of Lutra lutra chromosome 9, mLutLut1.2, whole genome shotgun sequence DNA encodes these proteins:
- the ZNF512B gene encoding zinc finger protein 512B isoform X2 produces MTDPFCVGGGRRLPGSTKSGPGKDGGRNEVRLSVLHDPPKLGMPVARGGQTVSSQAPLCFDPGSPASDRTEGKKKGRPKAENQALRDIPLSLMNQWKDEFKAHSRVKCPNSGCWLEFPSIYGLKYHYQRCQGGAIPERLTFPCPFCEAAFTSKTQLEKHRIWNHTDRPLPGPVSRPVTISRPVGVSKPIGVSKPVTIGKPVGVSKPIGISKPVTVSRPVPVTKPIPVTKSVPVTKSVPVTKSVPVTKSVPVTKPVPVTKPVTLNRPVPVTKSVPVTKPVAINKPVPMTKLVTVTKPVPVTKPGTVSRPIAISRHTPPCKMVLLTKSENKARATGRSSGKKRAADSPDACPILPKQARPENGEYGPSTTGHSSAFPLSTDPSGSPLSLGSRLLGSKEAPRASGPMSPPEEGAERSKHRRKQKTPKKFTGEQPSISGTFGLKGLAKAEDKSRMHRAKKQEGPGPEDVRKKVLAPASTVSKDVPAPAAHAAPGGPEEQWQRAIHERGEAICPTCNVVTRKTLVGLKKHMEVCQKLQDALKCQHCRKQFKSKAGLNYHTMAEHSAKPSDAEASEGSEQEERERLRKVLKQMGRLRCPQEGCGAAFSSLMGYQYHQRRCGKPPCEVDSPSFPCTHCGKTYRSKAGHDYHMRSEHTAPPPEEPEDKPPETEDLLGVERTPSGRVRRTSAQVAVFHLQEIAEDELARDWTKRRVKDDLVPETARLNYTRPGLPTLNPQLLEAWKNEVKEKGHVNCPNDCCEAIYSSVSGLKAHLASCSKGDHLVGKYCCLLCPKEFSSESGVKYHILKTHAENWFRTSADPLPKHRSQDSLAPKKEEKKSLAGGKKRGRKPKERTPEEPAPKMPPRRDDWPPGGRDKGARGSTGRKVGASKAPEK; encoded by the exons ATGACTGATCCCTTCTGCGTTGGAGGAGGCCGCCGGCTCCCAGGGTCCACCAAAAGTGGACCTGGGAAGGATGGAGGCCGAAATGAGGTCCGACTTTCTGTGCTACACGACCCACCAAAGTTGG GGATGCCGGTGGCCCGGGGTGGGCAGACAGTGTCCAGCCAGGCCCCACTATGCTTTGACCCGGGAAGTCCAGCCAGCGACAGGAccgaaggaaagaagaaggggcGTCCGAAAGCTGAGAACCAGGCCCTCCGAGACATTCCT CTCTCCCTCATGAACCAGTGGAAAGACGAATTCAAGGCACACTCGAGGGTGAAGTGTCCGAACTCCGGCTGCTGGCTGGAATTCCCCAGCATCTACGGGCTTAAGTACCACTACCAGCGGTGCCAAGGG GGTGCCATCCCAGAAAGGCTGACCTTTCCCTGCCCCTTCTGTGAGGCCGCCTTCACCTCCAAGACCCAGCTGGAGAAGCACCGCATTTGGAACCACACGGACCGACCCCTGCCTGGGCCAGTGAGCCGGCCAGTCACCATCAGCCGGCCTGTTGGGGTCAGCAAGCCAATTGGAGTGAGCAAACCTGTCACTATTGGCAAACCTGTGGGTGTCAGCAAACCCATCGGCATCAGCAAGCCGGTGACGGTCAGCAGGCCTGTGCCGGTCACCAAACCCATACCAGTCACCAAGTCTGTGCCGGTCACCAAATCTGTGCCG GTCACCAAGTCTGTGCCGGTCACCAAATCTGTGCCGGTCACCAAACCTGTGCCGGTCACCAAGCCAGTGACTCTCAATAGGCCAGTGCCAGTCACCAAATCCGTGCCGGTGACCAAACCAGTGGCCATCAACAAACCGGTGCCAATGACAAAGCTTGTGACGGTTACAAAACCTGTGCCAGTCACGAAGCCAGGGACGGTCAGCAGGCCCATTGCCATCAGCAGACACACACCACCTTGCAAAATGGTGCTGCTCACCAAGTCTGAGAACAAAGCTCGAGCTACAGGGAGGAGCAGTGGTAAGAAAAG GGCAGCGGACAGCCCAGACGCGTGCCCCATTCTGCCGAAGCAGGCGAGGCCGGAGAACGGGGAGTATGGCCCCTCCACCACGGGCCACAGCTCGgccttcccgctgagcacagaccccagcGGCAGCCCCCTTTCTCTGGGCAGCAGGCTCTTGGGGAGCAAGGAAGCCCCGAGGGCCTCGGGCCCCATGTCCCCACCTGAAGAGGGAGCGGAACGCTCAAAGCACA gaaggaaacagaaaacgcCCAAGAAGTTTACGGGGGAGCAGCCATCCATCTCAGGGACCTTCGGACTCAAAG GCCTAGCCAAGGCAGAGGACAAATCCCGCATGCACCGTGCCAAGAAGCAGGAGGGGCCGGGCCCCGAGGACGTGCGGAAGAAGGTGCTGGCTCCCGCTAGCACTGTCAGCAAGGACGTGCCGGCCCCCGCGGCCCACGCAGCTCCAG GTGGCCCTGAGGAGCAGTGGCAGCGGGCCATCCATGAACGGGGGGAGGCCATCTGCCCCACCTGCAACGTGGTCACCCGAAAGACCCTCGTGGGGCTCAAGAAGCACATGGAAGTGTGTCAGAAG CTGCAGGACGCTCTCAAGTGTCAGCACTGCCGGAAACAGTTCAAGTCGAAGGCCGGCCTCAACTACCACACCATGGCAGAGCACAGCGCCAAG CCCTCGGACGCCGAGGCCTCGGAGGGGAGCGAGCAGGAGGAGCGTGAGCGGTTGCGCAAGGTGCTGAAGCAGATGGGGAGGCTGCGCTGCCCCCAGGAG GGCTGCGGGGCTGCCTTCTCCAGCCTCATGGGCTACCAGTACCACCAGCGACGCTGCGGGAAGCCGCCCTGTGAGGTGGAcagcccctccttcccctgcaccCACTGCGGAAAGACCTACCGCTCCAAGGCTGGGCACGATTACCACATGCGCTCAGAGCACACGGCCCCG CCACCTGAGGAGCCTGAGGACAAGCCCCCTGAGACAGAGGACCTGCTGGGGGTCGAGCGGACCCCCAGCGGCCGCGTCCGCCGCACGTCTGCCCAGGTGGCCGTGTTCCACCTGCAGGAGATCGCAGAGGACGAACTGGCTCGGGACTGGACCAAGCGGCGGGTGAAGGACGATCTGGTACCTGAGACTGCCCGG CTCAACTACACTCGGCCCGGCCTCCCCACGCTCAACCCCCAGCTGCTAGAGGCGTGGAAGAATGAAGTCAAGGAGAAAGGCCATGTGAACTGCCCCAATGAT TGCTGCGAAGCCATCTACTCCAGTGTGTCCGGACTTAAGGCCCATCTCGCCAGCTGCAGCAAG GGAGACCACCTGGTGGGGAAGTATTGCTGTCTGCTGTGTCCGAAGGAGTTCAGCTCTGAGAGTGGCGTCAAGTACCACATCCTCAAGACCCACGCGGAG AACTGGTTTCGTACTTCGGCAGACCCACTTCCCAAACACAGGAGCCAGGACTCCCTGGCGcccaagaaggaggagaagaagagtcTGGCAGGCGGGAAGAAGCGAGGCCGAAAGCCCAAGGAGCGGACCCCCGAGGAGCCCGCACCCAAGATGCCCCCCCGTCGGGATGACTGGCCCCCAGGAGGCAGAGACAAGGGGGCCCGGGGCTCCACTGGCCGGAAGGTGGGAGCCAGCAAGGCTCCTGAGAAGTGA